The Triticum aestivum cultivar Chinese Spring chromosome 3A, IWGSC CS RefSeq v2.1, whole genome shotgun sequence genome includes a region encoding these proteins:
- the LOC123058178 gene encoding uncharacterized protein gives MASPRAPDWPRGLIFAPGDADLITIHLQRKSSGSSLHAADARYIHNADVYAAEPAALVSGLLPASARSDGEGREWYFFTSVRAQSSRDTRRCRAVAGGAGTWHSEKARCVVLDGGGAAVGYRQSFTYEPKNGWLMLEFSQQEPRRGEAMPVLCKIYQKRRAGRSASKTISSGSSSMSGSKRKAAAANERSVEGSSARVRRCLQFGLPPAAPNPPALVATSEIQEAYLLSAQRPQAEHEPEEPQEPPVRIAHTATPLIPSFSMAADHALTLDRTAFLRPAQDWPMPGNSDLSDTSTVLLGNYGFVSPATSELSCYNATTPLRDNTGAWAFQPSALTSSYDTTFLLPGQDWATPESSQVSEASTLDSYGCFSPDHATSRPTTQPISNGTGYCWSFPQHSELSAIFDA, from the coding sequence ATGGCGTCCCCGCGTGCGCCCGACTGGCCCCGTGGCCTCATCTTCGCACCCGGCGACGCCGATCTCATAACAATCCACCTCCAGCGCAAGAGCTCCGGGTCCTCGCTCCACGCCGCCGACGCCCGGTACATCCACAACGCGGACGTGTACGCGGCCGAGCCCGCCGCGCTCGTCAGCGGCCTCCTCCCCGCCTCGGCGAGGAGCGACGGCGAGGGCAGGGAGTGGTACTTCTTCACCTCCGTGCGGGCCCAGAGCAGCCGGGACACCCGCAGGTGCCGCGCCGTCGCGGGTGGGGCCGGCACCTGGCATTCGGAGAAGGCGCGGTGCGTCGTGCTCGAcgggggcggcgccgccgtcgggtACCGCCAATCCTTCACCTACGAGCCCAAGAACGGCTGGCTGATGCTCGAGTTCAGCCAACAAGAACCCCGCCGCGGCGAGGCCATGCCCGTCCTCTGCAAAATCTACCAGAAGCGTCGTGCCGGCCGGTCCGCCTCGAAGACGATTTCGTCTGGGTCGTCGTCGATGTCGGGATCCAAGAGGAAGGCGGCGGCCGCGAACGAGCGCTCCGTCGAGGGTTCCTCGGCCCGCGTGAGGCGATGCCTGCAGTTCGGTCTGCCTCCTGCCGCACCAAATCCGCCCGCACTTGTTGCTACATCGGAGATTCAAGAAGCATACTTGCTTTCAGCCCAGCGGCCGCAGGCAGAGCACGAACCAGAGGAGCCTCAAGAACCACCGGTACGCATAGCACACACAGCCACACCGCTGATTCCCAGCTTCTCCATGGCCGCCGACCACGCCCTGACCTTGGACCGCACCGCCTTCCTCCGCCCCGCCCAAGATTGGCCCATGCCAGGGAATTCGGACCTGAGCGACACGTCGACGGTACTACTGGGAAATTATGGCTTCGTCTCACCAGCCACCTCCGAGCTGAGCTGCTACAATGCCACGACACCCTTGAGAGATAACACCGGCGCTTGGGCCTTCCAGCCGTCCGCCCTGACCTCCTCCTATGACACCACCTTCCTCCTCCCTGGCCAAGATTGGGCCACACCAGAGTCGTCACAAGTCAGTGAGGCATCGACGCTGGACAGCTACGGCTGCTTCTCGCCCGACCACGCCACATCCAGGCCCACCACACAGCCGATCAGCAATGGCACCGGCTATTGTTGGTCTTTCCCGCAGCACAGCGAGCTATCAGCGATTTTTGACGCCTGA